One Sporomusaceae bacterium FL31 DNA window includes the following coding sequences:
- the glpQ_2 gene encoding glycerophosphoryl diester phosphodiesterase, which translates to MMLIYAHRGARGYAPENTMAAFEEAYRLGADGIELDVQLSKDGHVVICHDHTIDRTSNGRGWIRDLSLSELKRYDFGGWFNQQYQGERLLTLTELLAWVDSTNLLLNIEIKNGPVLYPQLEEKIVAAIHDFRVSDRTIISSFYHPSLKKIKELDHRLKTGILFECRPINPLDFLAASQADFLHPYWQSLDETWCAAARTAGIPVNTYTINTAEEYAWVQKFGVQAIFTDYPDIFSTRALQR; encoded by the coding sequence ATGATGCTTATCTATGCTCATCGCGGGGCGCGCGGATACGCACCGGAAAATACCATGGCGGCATTTGAAGAAGCGTACCGTTTAGGCGCCGACGGGATTGAATTGGATGTTCAGCTCAGCAAAGATGGTCATGTTGTCATCTGCCATGACCACACCATTGACCGCACCAGCAACGGCCGCGGCTGGATTAGAGATCTGAGCCTGTCTGAACTCAAACGCTATGATTTTGGCGGTTGGTTCAATCAGCAATATCAAGGCGAACGCCTGCTAACCTTGACGGAATTGCTAGCCTGGGTTGACTCAACCAATTTATTGCTTAATATTGAAATTAAAAATGGCCCTGTCCTCTATCCGCAGCTTGAAGAGAAAATCGTTGCCGCAATTCACGACTTCCGGGTATCAGACCGTACCATCATTTCTTCTTTTTACCACCCATCACTTAAGAAAATCAAAGAATTGGATCATCGATTAAAAACCGGCATTCTCTTTGAATGCCGGCCCATCAATCCACTCGATTTTTTAGCAGCTTCCCAGGCTGATTTTCTCCATCCCTATTGGCAGTCACTGGACGAAACCTGGTGCGCAGCGGCTCGCACTGCAGGAATTCCGGTCAATACTTATACCATTAATACGGCAGAAGAATATGCATGGGTACAAAAATTTGGAGTTCAAGCCATCTTTACCGATTATCCGGATATTTTTAGCACTCGTGCCTTACAGCGCTAA
- a CDS encoding methyltransferase, with product MIPDLDMVLRIAAAGLLGGIIGYERQARHKSAGLRTHILVSMGSCLIMILSINIYSAVQGLTNADPTRLAAQVVSGIGFLGAGSIMKEGLTVKGLTTAASLWVVSGVGLAVGSGYYLAAVVTTLLVFITLTVLTKVEHRSCTLDTATFAITTIDSPGQLGLICSTLGLLNISIVDVKIEERDPLLIILAVRLPVNRNIPDVIAAVLGVNGVSAVRHEC from the coding sequence ATGATTCCAGATTTAGATATGGTGCTTAGAATTGCGGCTGCTGGGCTGCTGGGCGGGATTATCGGTTATGAACGGCAGGCTCGCCATAAATCAGCCGGCTTGCGAACGCATATTTTAGTGAGTATGGGGTCTTGTCTGATTATGATCCTATCCATTAATATTTATAGTGCTGTCCAGGGATTAACCAATGCTGATCCTACCCGTTTGGCAGCGCAGGTAGTCAGCGGCATTGGCTTCTTAGGCGCCGGCAGCATTATGAAAGAGGGTTTAACCGTCAAGGGACTTACTACTGCCGCCAGCCTTTGGGTGGTGTCCGGCGTGGGGCTGGCTGTTGGCAGCGGATATTATTTAGCTGCCGTGGTGACCACTTTGCTGGTGTTCATTACGCTAACGGTATTAACAAAAGTGGAACACCGCAGCTGTACGCTGGATACAGCAACTTTTGCGATAACGACCATTGACTCACCTGGGCAGTTGGGCTTGATTTGTTCCACACTAGGCCTGTTGAATATTAGTATTGTTGATGTGAAAATTGAGGAACGAGATCCATTACTCATTATTCTTGCCGTTAGGCTGCCGGTGAATCGCAATATTCCTGACGTGATTGCCGCCGTTTTGGGGGTAAATGGAGTTAGCGCTGTAAGGCACGAGTGCTAA
- a CDS encoding MFS transporter: MLPQVWMTEAAAVEFLNTNIVGRLATCDEQGQPYVIAVNYVYHQGKLYYHCKNSGHKLANIAANNKVCFEVSRIDELVIAEQACRSSTRYTSVVAFGEASILENPQAKAAILNALMSSHMQHQAYNQITAPMVEGCSVVEINITKLTGKQNVNPA; this comes from the coding sequence ATGTTGCCACAGGTATGGATGACTGAAGCCGCGGCGGTAGAGTTCCTGAACACGAATATTGTGGGAAGACTGGCTACTTGTGATGAGCAGGGTCAACCCTATGTCATTGCCGTCAATTATGTGTATCATCAGGGGAAGCTTTATTATCATTGTAAAAATTCCGGTCACAAATTAGCCAATATTGCTGCAAATAATAAAGTTTGCTTTGAAGTCAGCCGAATTGATGAACTGGTGATTGCTGAGCAAGCGTGCCGGAGTTCGACCCGCTACACGTCGGTTGTCGCATTTGGTGAGGCCAGCATCCTTGAAAATCCACAGGCCAAAGCAGCTATCTTGAATGCCCTGATGTCCAGTCACATGCAGCATCAGGCTTATAATCAGATTACCGCCCCGATGGTTGAAGGCTGCAGTGTTGTCGAAATCAATATTACAAAGCTTACCGGAAAACAAAATGTCAATCCGGCCTAG
- a CDS encoding thioether cross-link-forming SCIFF peptide maturase, translating to MNIHKFYLNGLYILLDVNSGAVHVVDQMIFAMMDVFNGSNDEQVLAELSGQYAVADLTEALAELHELMAGQQLFAPTLDVPPTFSDKPLVKSLCLHVAHDCNLRCNYCFAGTGDFGHTRGLMPKEVGERAVDFIIANSGKRRNCELDFFGGEPLLNMETVEHVVAYVRRREQETGKVFKLTLTTNGVLLNDKAINYLNDNNISLVLSMDGRREVHDNMRPYIDGSGSFDDIAANVRKAIKSRNDQNYYLRGTFTAHNLDFAADVLAMADLGFTQLSVEPVVAKECDYALEEEHLPVLFEQYEKLAVEYLERKLHGPAFDFFHFNLDINNGPCVAKRLSGCGAGHEYFAVTPEGHLYPCHQFVGREEYLLGTIDEGVTKPEMPELFRKAHVLNKPECRDCWARFYCSGGCHANAQLFNDSIDKPYKVGCELQKKRLECALMIQAKLALIANEN from the coding sequence ATGAATATACATAAGTTTTATTTGAACGGATTATATATTTTGTTGGATGTCAACAGTGGTGCTGTGCATGTTGTTGATCAAATGATTTTTGCCATGATGGATGTCTTTAATGGCAGTAATGATGAGCAAGTCTTAGCTGAGTTAAGCGGGCAATATGCAGTAGCTGATTTGACTGAGGCGCTGGCAGAGCTGCATGAGCTGATGGCTGGTCAGCAGCTGTTTGCGCCGACATTGGATGTGCCGCCGACTTTTAGTGATAAACCGCTGGTCAAATCACTCTGTCTGCATGTCGCGCATGACTGTAATTTGCGCTGTAATTACTGTTTTGCCGGAACCGGTGATTTTGGTCATACCCGGGGACTTATGCCCAAAGAAGTGGGCGAGCGTGCGGTTGATTTCATTATTGCCAACAGCGGCAAGCGCCGTAACTGTGAACTGGATTTCTTCGGGGGCGAGCCGCTCTTAAATATGGAGACCGTTGAACATGTGGTTGCCTATGTACGCCGCCGGGAACAGGAAACAGGCAAAGTCTTTAAGTTAACGCTAACCACCAATGGCGTATTGCTGAATGATAAAGCCATTAACTATTTAAACGATAATAACATCAGCCTGGTGTTAAGTATGGATGGCCGCCGCGAAGTGCATGACAATATGCGTCCCTATATCGACGGCAGCGGCAGCTTTGATGATATTGCTGCTAATGTTCGTAAAGCCATCAAATCCCGCAATGATCAAAATTATTATTTACGTGGTACATTTACGGCTCATAACCTGGATTTTGCAGCCGATGTACTGGCCATGGCTGATCTCGGTTTTACTCAGCTATCAGTGGAGCCGGTTGTGGCCAAAGAATGTGACTATGCCCTGGAAGAAGAGCATTTGCCGGTATTATTTGAGCAGTACGAAAAATTGGCTGTTGAATATCTGGAACGCAAGCTCCATGGCCCTGCCTTTGACTTCTTTCACTTTAATCTGGATATCAACAATGGACCCTGTGTGGCCAAGCGATTAAGCGGTTGTGGTGCAGGTCACGAGTATTTTGCGGTTACGCCAGAAGGGCATTTATACCCTTGTCATCAGTTTGTCGGCCGGGAAGAGTATTTGCTCGGCACCATTGATGAAGGGGTTACCAAGCCTGAAATGCCGGAACTTTTCCGTAAAGCTCATGTACTCAATAAGCCTGAATGTCGGGATTGCTGGGCCCGCTTCTACTGCAGCGGCGGCTGTCATGCCAATGCTCAGCTGTTTAATGATTCAATCGACAAACCTTATAAAGTGGGCTGTGAACTCCAGAAAAAACGTCTGGAATGTGCCTTGATGATTCAAGCCAAACTGGCGCTTATAGCTAACGAAAACTAG